One genomic region from Manis pentadactyla isolate mManPen7 chromosome 12, mManPen7.hap1, whole genome shotgun sequence encodes:
- the UHRF1 gene encoding E3 ubiquitin-protein ligase UHRF1 isoform X1, translating into MWVQVRTMDGKVAHTVDSLSRLTKVEELRKKIQEVFHVEPGLQRLFYRGKQMEDGHTLFDYDVRLNDTIQLLVRQNLVLPPSSSKEKDSELSDTDSGCCLGQSESDKSSNSGEAAVETDGKAGLADEDVWDETELGLYKVNEYVDARDTNMGAWFEARVVRVTRKVPSQDEPCSSTSSAVPEEDVIYHVKYDDYPENGVVQMSSRDVRARAQTVLKWHELEVGQAVMLNYNPDNPKERGFWYDAEILRKRETRTARELYANVRLGDDSLDDCRIIFVDEVFKIDRPGEGDPVVENPVRRKSGPSCKHCKDDESRTCRVCACHLCGGKQDPDKQLMCDECDMAFHIYCLHPPLSSIPADNEWYCPECRNDASEVVLAGEKLKESKKKAKMASATSSSQRDWGKGMACVGRTKECTIVPSNHYGPIPGIPVGTMWRFRVQVSEAGVHRPHVAGIHGRSSDGAYSLVLAGGYEDDVDHGNSFTYTGSGGRDLSGNKRTAEQSCDQKLTNTNRALALNCSAPINDRKGAEAKDWRSGKPVRVVRNVKGRKHSKYAPVEGNRYDGIYKVVRYWPEKGKSGFLVWRYLLRRDDTEPGPWTKEGKDRIRKLGLTMQYPEGYLEALARKEKEHSKREAEEEEEEEDFTSPGKGKGKRRSPSAEGGKSSPGSPQGTPKKSKVEPYSLSAQQSSLIKEDRSNAKLWSEILKSLKDGPFQKFLSKVEETFQCICCQELVFRPITTVCQHNVCKDCLDRSFRAQVFSCPACRYDLGRSYSRQVNQPLQAVLNELFPGYGSGR; encoded by the exons ATGGAGGACGGCCACACTCTCTTTGACTATGACGTGCGCCTGAATGACACCATCCAGCTCCTGGTTCGGCAAAACCTGGTGCTGCCGCCCAGCAGCAGCAAGGAGAAGGACTCGGAGCTGTCGGATACAGACTCCGGCTGCTGCCTGGGCCAGAGCGAATCTGACAAGTCCTCGAACAGTGGTGAGGCGGCCGTAGAGACCGACGGGAAGGCGGGCTTAGCGGATGAAGATGTGTGGGATGAGACAGAGCTGGGCCTGTACAAG GTCAATGAGTATGTGGACGCTCGGGACACAAACATGGGGGCGTGGTTTGAGGCTCGGGTGGTCCGGGTGACCAGGAAGGTGCCATCCCAGGACGAGCCCTGCAGCTCCACCTCCAGTGCAGTGCCCGAAGAAGACGTCATTTACCACGTGAAATATGATGA CTACCCGGAGAACGGAGTGGTCCAGATGAGCTCCCGGGACGTCCGGGCTCGTGCCCAAACCGTCCTCAAGTGGCATGAGCTAGAGGTAGGCCAGGCGGTCATGCTCAACTACAATCCTGACAACCCCAAGGAGCGCGGCTTCTGGTACGACGCGGAGATCCTGCGGAAGCGCGAGACCCGGACGGCGCGGGAGCTGTATGCGAACGTCAGACTCGG GGATGATTCTCTCGATGACTGTCGGATCATCTTCGTGGATGAAGTATTCAAGATCGACCGCCCGGGTGAGGGGGACCCTGTGGTTGAAAACCCAGTGCGAA GGAAGAGCGGGCCCTCCTGCAAGCACTGCAAGGATGACGAGAGCAGGACTTGCCGGGTGTGCGCCTGCCACCTGTGCGGGGGCAAGCAGGACCCTGACAAGCAGCTCATGTGTGACGAGTGTGACATGGCCTTCCACATATACTGCCTGCACCCGCCCCTCAGCAGCATCCCCGCCGACAATGAGTG GTACTGCCCCGAGTGTCGGAATGACGCCAGCGAGGTGGTGCTGGCAGGGGAGAAGCTGAAGGAGAGCAAGAAGAAGGCAAAGATGGCATCGGCCACGTCGTCCTCGCAGCGGGACTGGGGCAAG GGCATGGCGTGCGTGGGGCGCACCAAGGAGTGCACCATCGTCCCGTCCAACCACTATGGACCCATTCCAGGCATCCCCGTGGGCACCATGTGGAGGTTCAGAGTCCAG GTCAGCGAGGCAGGCGTCCATCGACCTCACGTGGCGGGCATCCATGGCCGGAGCAGCGATGGGGCTTACTCCCTGGTCCTCGCTGGGGGGTACGAGGATGATGTG GACCACGGGAATTCTTTCACATACACAGGTAGTGGTGGTCGAGATCTTTCCGGCAACAAGCGGACTGCAGAACAGTCTTGTGATCAGAAACTCACCAACACCAACAG GGCCCTGGCTCTGAACTGCAGTGCACCCATCAACGACCGCAAAGGGGCAGAGGCCAAGGACTGGCGGTCAGGGAAGCCTGTCCGGGTGGTGCGCAACGTCAAGGGCCGCAAGCACAGCAAATACGCCCCCGTGGAGGGCAACCGGTATGACGGCATCTACAAG GTCGTCAGGTACTGGCCCGAGAAGGGCAAGTCTGGCTTCCTTGTGTGGCGCTATCTACTCCGGAGGGACGACACTGAGCCTGGCCCCTGGACAAAGGAGGGGAAAGACCGGATCAGAAAGCTGGGGCTGACCATGCAG TATCCGGAAGGCTATCTGGAGGCCCTGGCCAGGAAGGAGAAGGAGCACAGCAAGAGGGAggccgaggaggaggaggaggaggaggacttcACGTCCCCCGGGAAGGGGAAGGGCAAGCGGAGGAGCCCGTCCGCAG AAGGCGGCAAGTCCAGCCCCGGGTCCCCCCAGGGGACGCCCAAGAAATCCAAGGTGGAGCCCTACAGCCTCTCGGCCCAGCAAAGCAGCCTCATCAAGGAGGACAGGAGCAACGCTAAGCTGTGGAGCGAGATCCTGAAGTCCCTCAAGGATGGGCCG TTCCAGAAGTTCCTGAGTAAAGTGGAGGAAACCTTCCAGTGCATCTGCTGCCAGGAGCTGGTATTCCGCCCGATCACAACTGTGTGCCAACACAATGTGTGCAAG GATTGCCTGGACCGGTCGTTCAGGGCGCAGGTGTTCAGCTGCCCGGCCTGCCGCTATGACTTGGGCCGGAGCTACTCCAGGCAGGTGAACCAGCCCCTGCAGGCCGTCCTCAACGAGCTCTTCCCCGGCTACGGCAGCGGACGATGA
- the UHRF1 gene encoding E3 ubiquitin-protein ligase UHRF1 isoform X2 — MWVQVRTMDGKVAHTVDSLSRLTKVEELRKKIQEVFHVEPGLQRLFYRGKQMEDGHTLFDYDVRLNDTIQLLVRQNLVLPPSSSKEKDSELSDTDSGCCLGQSESDKSSNSGEAAVETDGKAGLADEDVWDETELGLYKVNEYVDARDTNMGAWFEARVVRVTRKVPSQDEPCSSTSSAVPEEDVIYHVKYDDYPENGVVQMSSRDVRARAQTVLKWHELEVGQAVMLNYNPDNPKERGFWYDAEILRKRETRTARELYANVRLGDDSLDDCRIIFVDEVFKIDRPGEGDPVVENPVRRKSGPSCKHCKDDESRTCRVCACHLCGGKQDPDKQLMCDECDMAFHIYCLHPPLSSIPADNEWYCPECRNDASEVVLAGEKLKESKKKAKMASATSSSQRDWGKGMACVGRTKECTIVPSNHYGPIPGIPVGTMWRFRVQVSEAGVHRPHVAGIHGRSSDGAYSLVLAGGYEDDVDHGNSFTYTGSGGRDLSGNKRTAEQSCDQKLTNTNRALALNCSAPINDRKGAEAKDWRSGKPVRVVRNVKGRKHSKYAPVEGNRYDGIYKVVRYWPEKGKSGFLVWRYLLRRDDTEPGPWTKEGKDRIRKLGLTMQYPEGYLEALARKEKEHSKREAEEEEEEEDFTSPGKGKGKRRSPSAGGKSSPGSPQGTPKKSKVEPYSLSAQQSSLIKEDRSNAKLWSEILKSLKDGPFQKFLSKVEETFQCICCQELVFRPITTVCQHNVCKDCLDRSFRAQVFSCPACRYDLGRSYSRQVNQPLQAVLNELFPGYGSGR; from the exons ATGGAGGACGGCCACACTCTCTTTGACTATGACGTGCGCCTGAATGACACCATCCAGCTCCTGGTTCGGCAAAACCTGGTGCTGCCGCCCAGCAGCAGCAAGGAGAAGGACTCGGAGCTGTCGGATACAGACTCCGGCTGCTGCCTGGGCCAGAGCGAATCTGACAAGTCCTCGAACAGTGGTGAGGCGGCCGTAGAGACCGACGGGAAGGCGGGCTTAGCGGATGAAGATGTGTGGGATGAGACAGAGCTGGGCCTGTACAAG GTCAATGAGTATGTGGACGCTCGGGACACAAACATGGGGGCGTGGTTTGAGGCTCGGGTGGTCCGGGTGACCAGGAAGGTGCCATCCCAGGACGAGCCCTGCAGCTCCACCTCCAGTGCAGTGCCCGAAGAAGACGTCATTTACCACGTGAAATATGATGA CTACCCGGAGAACGGAGTGGTCCAGATGAGCTCCCGGGACGTCCGGGCTCGTGCCCAAACCGTCCTCAAGTGGCATGAGCTAGAGGTAGGCCAGGCGGTCATGCTCAACTACAATCCTGACAACCCCAAGGAGCGCGGCTTCTGGTACGACGCGGAGATCCTGCGGAAGCGCGAGACCCGGACGGCGCGGGAGCTGTATGCGAACGTCAGACTCGG GGATGATTCTCTCGATGACTGTCGGATCATCTTCGTGGATGAAGTATTCAAGATCGACCGCCCGGGTGAGGGGGACCCTGTGGTTGAAAACCCAGTGCGAA GGAAGAGCGGGCCCTCCTGCAAGCACTGCAAGGATGACGAGAGCAGGACTTGCCGGGTGTGCGCCTGCCACCTGTGCGGGGGCAAGCAGGACCCTGACAAGCAGCTCATGTGTGACGAGTGTGACATGGCCTTCCACATATACTGCCTGCACCCGCCCCTCAGCAGCATCCCCGCCGACAATGAGTG GTACTGCCCCGAGTGTCGGAATGACGCCAGCGAGGTGGTGCTGGCAGGGGAGAAGCTGAAGGAGAGCAAGAAGAAGGCAAAGATGGCATCGGCCACGTCGTCCTCGCAGCGGGACTGGGGCAAG GGCATGGCGTGCGTGGGGCGCACCAAGGAGTGCACCATCGTCCCGTCCAACCACTATGGACCCATTCCAGGCATCCCCGTGGGCACCATGTGGAGGTTCAGAGTCCAG GTCAGCGAGGCAGGCGTCCATCGACCTCACGTGGCGGGCATCCATGGCCGGAGCAGCGATGGGGCTTACTCCCTGGTCCTCGCTGGGGGGTACGAGGATGATGTG GACCACGGGAATTCTTTCACATACACAGGTAGTGGTGGTCGAGATCTTTCCGGCAACAAGCGGACTGCAGAACAGTCTTGTGATCAGAAACTCACCAACACCAACAG GGCCCTGGCTCTGAACTGCAGTGCACCCATCAACGACCGCAAAGGGGCAGAGGCCAAGGACTGGCGGTCAGGGAAGCCTGTCCGGGTGGTGCGCAACGTCAAGGGCCGCAAGCACAGCAAATACGCCCCCGTGGAGGGCAACCGGTATGACGGCATCTACAAG GTCGTCAGGTACTGGCCCGAGAAGGGCAAGTCTGGCTTCCTTGTGTGGCGCTATCTACTCCGGAGGGACGACACTGAGCCTGGCCCCTGGACAAAGGAGGGGAAAGACCGGATCAGAAAGCTGGGGCTGACCATGCAG TATCCGGAAGGCTATCTGGAGGCCCTGGCCAGGAAGGAGAAGGAGCACAGCAAGAGGGAggccgaggaggaggaggaggaggaggacttcACGTCCCCCGGGAAGGGGAAGGGCAAGCGGAGGAGCCCGTCCGCAG GCGGCAAGTCCAGCCCCGGGTCCCCCCAGGGGACGCCCAAGAAATCCAAGGTGGAGCCCTACAGCCTCTCGGCCCAGCAAAGCAGCCTCATCAAGGAGGACAGGAGCAACGCTAAGCTGTGGAGCGAGATCCTGAAGTCCCTCAAGGATGGGCCG TTCCAGAAGTTCCTGAGTAAAGTGGAGGAAACCTTCCAGTGCATCTGCTGCCAGGAGCTGGTATTCCGCCCGATCACAACTGTGTGCCAACACAATGTGTGCAAG GATTGCCTGGACCGGTCGTTCAGGGCGCAGGTGTTCAGCTGCCCGGCCTGCCGCTATGACTTGGGCCGGAGCTACTCCAGGCAGGTGAACCAGCCCCTGCAGGCCGTCCTCAACGAGCTCTTCCCCGGCTACGGCAGCGGACGATGA